In Acanthopagrus latus isolate v.2019 chromosome 17, fAcaLat1.1, whole genome shotgun sequence, the following are encoded in one genomic region:
- the LOC119005793 gene encoding homeodomain-interacting protein kinase 1-like isoform X5 → MAINYREHNLRTSSDEKDEANPALSFSPVKEVNIKRHIISSSSTEYLIQSFLGEGFFGQVAKCIKASTGETVAVKIMKKGLDIEAQNELAILQHLSSFDSNRYNFVRCDNVFVAREHVCLEFEMLDMSLWDFRLKRPSPCFSLKEIRPILHQMATTLQFLESTGIVHTDLKPDNIMLVDHVNQPLKIKIIDFGCAMPASELEGGFYRQALCYRSPEVILGLPLTSAIDMWSLGCIVAELFLGHVLYPVNTSYDMLRHMERTHGRIPQRLLREGYNTRRYFCKKRGHRNRWRLKTPSEFGQGVCTKSLFNSLHDLLMLRPSCHLSDEDNRAEMVDIENFTELLKKMLHLDFSKRILPSELFEDPFISMNNLADSYPNSSYYYFFSSSVKSSFEMMKVCQRQSLSNTSTTFSASLEPNISLQDRPSWDIYQDSSVVLGIASDFSHFSIHEDQGKALGDKEKMPPGKWLKDSSETSYASGESSPEGNLPVERKMKRKWEFQRTARRKRTKMSDVSIQASASAPQVQLVHRGTQTSVTFTVTDRCSRASQTGSPERKRMKMSLHHEAPTEAIMKHRKKRKWDSYIASDTRKIAPKPDSPERKKIKISLLHDSKEAPTESLSSEAIMKHRKKRKWDSYIASDTRKIAPKPDSPERKKIKISLLHDSKEAPTESLSSEAIMKHGKKRKWDSYIASDTGESAPKPDSPERKKMKISPLHDSKEAWSNEVIIE, encoded by the exons ATG GCTATAAATTACAGGGAACACAATCTTCGTACTTCATCTGATGAGAAAGATGAGGCCAATCCCGCCTTGTCTTTCTCTCCAGTTAAGGAGGTCAATATCAAACGACACATCATCTCCTCGTCCTCGACTGAATACCTGATACAGTCTTTTTTGGGGGAGGGCTTTTTTGGACAAGTTGCCAAGTGCATAAAGGCAAGCACCGGAGAAACAGTTGCTGTAAAGATAATGAAGAAAGGCTTGGATATCGAGGCGCAGAATGAG CTGGCCATCCTTCAACATCTGAGCAGTTTCGACTCAAACAGATACAACTTTGTCCGATGCGATAATGTATTCGTGGCCAGAGAGCACGTCTGTCTCGAGTTCGAAATGCTCGATATGAGTCTGTGGGATTTCCGATTGAAGAGACCATCCCCATGTTTCAGTCTGAAAGAAATCCGTCCGATTCTGCATCAG ATGGCCACAACTCTTCAGTTCCTGGAGAGCACAGGCATTGTCCACACGGATCTCAAGCCAGACAACATCATGTTGGTGGACCATGTAAACCAGCCACTCAAGATTAAAATTATCGACTTTGGCTGTGCCATGCCAGCCTCGGAGTTGGAAGGAGGCTTTTATAGGCAGGCACTCTGTTACAG ATCTCCAGAGGTCATCCTAGGACTTCCCCTCACATCAGCTATTGACATGTGGTCTCTGGGCTGCATTGTTGCAGAACTGTTCTTGGGCCATGTGCTGTATCCTGTCAACACTTCGTATGACATG TTACGACACATGGAGCGCACTCACGGTCGGATACCACAGCGTCTGCTGCGTGAGGGATACAACACCAGGAGGTATTTTTGTAAAAAGAGAGGTCATCGAAACCGCTGGAGATTAAAA aCACCATCAGAATTTGGACAAGGCGTTTGCACCAAGAGCCTTTTCAACTCCCTGCATGACCTCTTGATG TTGAGGCCATCCTGTCATCTGTCAGACGAGGACAACAGGGCAGAAATGGTAGACATAGAGAACTTCACAGAATTGCTGAAGAAGATGCTTCATCTAGATTTCAGTAAAAGGATATTACCCAGCGAGCTTTTTGAGGATCCCTTTATTTCGATGAACAACCTTGCAGACAGCTATCCCAACAGCTCCTA ttactattttttttcttccagcgtGAAATCCAGCTTTGAAATGATGAAAgtctgtcagagacagagtctGAGCAATACCAGTACCACATTTTCTGCCAGCCTGGAACCAAACATCTCTCTCCAGGACCGTCCAAGTTGGGATATCTACCAAGACAGTTCCGTCGTACTGGGGATTGCATCGGATTTCTCCCATTTCTCCATCCATGAGGACCAAGGAAAAGCCCTTGGTGATAAGGAGAAGATGCCACCAGGCAAATGGTTGAAAGACTCTTCTGAAACTTCATACGCAAGTGGTGAAAG TAGCCCAGAAGGTAACCTGCcagtggagaggaagatgaagaggaaatgGGAGTTCCAAAGGACAGCAAGACGGAAGAGAACAAAGATGAGTGATGTCTCCATACAGGCTTCAGCCAGTGCACCTCAAGTCCAACTAGTCCACAGAGGAACACAGACATCAGTCACTTTTACAGTTACAGACAGGTGCAGCAG AGCCTCACAAACTGGTTcaccagagaggaaaaggatgaAGATGAGCCTCCATCATGAGGCCCCTACAGAG GCCATAATGAAACAtagaaagaagaggaagtgggACTCTTACATAGCCTCAGACACTAGAAAAAT TGCTCCAAAACCTGATTctccagagaggaagaagataaagatTAGCCTTCTGCATGACTCAAAAGAGGCTCCAACTGAATCTTTGTCCAGTGAGGCCATAATGAAACAtagaaagaagaggaagtgggACTCTTACATAGCTTCAGACACTAGAAAAAT TGCTCCAAAACCTGATTctccagagaggaagaagataaagatTAGCCTCCTTCATGACTCAAAAGAGGCTCCAACTGAATCTTTGTCCAGTGAGGCCATAATGAAACAtggaaagaagaggaagtgggACTCTTACATAGCCTCAGACACTGGAGAGAG TGCTCCAAAACCTGATTcaccagagaggaagaagatgaagattaGCCCCCTTCATGACTCAAAAGAGGCTTGGTCCAATGAGGTCATAATAGAATAG